A stretch of Megalobrama amblycephala isolate DHTTF-2021 linkage group LG14, ASM1881202v1, whole genome shotgun sequence DNA encodes these proteins:
- the LOC125246043 gene encoding gastrula zinc finger protein XlCGF49.1-like — translation MSIFVLDLMSLKEANHELNEREEEKEYYDEHHDLMNGERSTQVSPQKGVQKPGTKSVTHKKHLKAHMRIHTGGKPFTCQQCGKSFSHKGSLTAHMRIHTGEKPYTCQECGKSFSNKGNLEIHMRIHTGEKPYTCQECGKSFSEKGNLTVHMRIHTGEKPYTCQQCGKSFSRKGNLIDHMRTHTGEKPYTCTLCGNGFTREGSLREHRRIHIKEKPFTCDQCGKSFIYKGNLKVHMRIHLKEN, via the coding sequence ATGTCTATTTTTGTCCTAGACCTGATGTCACTGAAAGAAGCGAATCATGAACTTAATGAAagggaagaagagaaagaatATTACGATGAACATCATGATCTCATGAATGGGGAAAGATCGACACAGGTTTCCCCACAAAAAGGAGTTCAAAAGCCAGGAACTAAGAGtgtcacacacaaaaaacaccttaaagcccacatgagaattcacactggagggaaacctttcacctgccaacaatgtgggaagagtttcagtcataaaggaagccttacagcccacatgagaattcacactggagaaaagccttacacctgtcaagagtgtggaaagagtttcagtaaTAAAGGAAACCTTGAaattcacatgagaattcacactggagaaaagccttacacctgtcaagagtgtggaaagagtttcagtgagAAAGGAAACCTtacagtccacatgagaattcacactggagaaaagccttacacctgccaacagtgtggaaagagtttcagtcgaaaaggaaaccttatagaccacatgagaactcacactggagaaaagccttacacctgcactCTGTGCGGGAATGGCTTCACACGGGAAGGAAGCCTTAGGGAACACAGGAGAATTCACATTAAAGAGAAGCCAtttacatgtgatcagtgtggaaagagtttcatatataaaggaaaccttaaggtccacatgaggattcacttgaaagagaactga